The Nostoc sp. 'Lobaria pulmonaria (5183) cyanobiont' genome window below encodes:
- a CDS encoding NADAR family protein: MTIYFYSTREEYGCFSNFSFHGFELDGLYWSTSEHYFQAQKFVGTPHVEQIRLVKTPKDAARMGRERTRPLRQDWEQVKDDIMRQAVLCKFQTHTDIRDILLSTGKAEIVENSPIDFYWGCGADGSGKNMLGKILMQVRNILHHTYRANINNKTVK; this comes from the coding sequence ATGACAATCTATTTTTATAGTACTCGTGAAGAATATGGCTGTTTCTCTAACTTTTCGTTCCACGGCTTTGAATTAGATGGATTGTATTGGTCAACTAGCGAACACTACTTTCAAGCGCAAAAGTTTGTGGGTACACCTCATGTAGAACAAATCCGCCTAGTTAAAACACCTAAAGATGCGGCAAGAATGGGGCGCGAGAGAACCCGTCCCCTACGTCAAGATTGGGAACAAGTTAAAGACGATATAATGCGGCAAGCTGTGCTATGTAAATTTCAAACTCATACAGATATTAGGGATATCTTACTTTCCACAGGCAAGGCAGAAATTGTCGAAAACTCACCTATCGATTTTTACTGGGGTTGCGGAGCCGATGGCAGTGGTAAAAATATGCTAGGAAAAATTTTAATGCAGGTGCGGAATATCCTGCACCATACATATAGGGCAAATATTAATAATAAAACTGTTAAATAA
- a CDS encoding ComEC/Rec2 family competence protein translates to MIQTSGVIICLGYIFGLLFTVVPWGGVWILVLGIVGAIVFRRRTSSQQLAQKLENAGSKNKAVLNTWQITPHPRIWIAAGLVGLLATLYFQWRVPQPGAKDISQFVPPGNSNNQEQLVIVRGEVASNPRLTRSQRGQFWLEATQIDEVKNEKGSAGVPKGVTGKLYVTVPILQATGLYPSQQIAVTGILYKPKAASNPGGFDFQKFLKQEGTFAGLIGRQINVLDQERKWGWWQIRERIVRSQVRWLGIPEGPLVSAMVLGSKAVDLPYEIRDLFVQAGLAHALAASGFQTSLILSVILQLTRRAKKATQFTLGFLALIIFLSLTGFQPAVLRAVIMGFAALVGLLLKRKVKQFGSLLLAATLLLVFNPLWIWDLGFQLSFLATLGLIVTVPALVNRLAWLPPAIAALIAVPLAATIWTLPVQLFVFGVVPSYSLLLNVVSTPLISIISIGGIISALVGLVWTEAGSFLAGVLHYPTDWLIKLVEFFSKLPGNSVAVGSISTWQLLAIYILIILVWLVRWWQKRWWFANIIAIGLVFIPLWHSQNTLFRITVLESGTEPILVVQDRGNVTVINSGDEGTGRFTILPFLQQQGVNQINWAIATDFQGNESNAWFELMQRLPINNFYEYSIRTDNSITTQAIQQELQKHQGIYQTLAVGQAVKAGSIVAQLINDQLPILQLQILDQNWLLVGNVKSKEVQQLVKNGSLSRPQVLWCAPESLKDLVIALQPQVAIASSANFDPKTLSELNQSQTKLFFTGRDGAIQWTPNGQFEAFIESTENKSSVL, encoded by the coding sequence ATGATTCAAACCAGTGGTGTAATTATTTGTCTTGGCTACATTTTTGGGTTGCTGTTTACAGTAGTTCCTTGGGGTGGTGTATGGATTTTAGTTTTGGGGATAGTGGGAGCAATTGTTTTTAGAAGACGCACCAGTTCACAGCAACTTGCTCAGAAACTAGAAAATGCTGGAAGCAAAAATAAGGCAGTGCTTAATACTTGGCAAATTACTCCTCATCCTCGAATATGGATAGCTGCTGGCTTAGTAGGATTATTGGCAACTCTATATTTTCAATGGCGAGTGCCGCAACCAGGTGCAAAAGATATTAGTCAGTTCGTTCCGCCTGGAAATAGCAATAACCAAGAGCAACTTGTGATTGTTCGTGGAGAAGTGGCGAGTAATCCTCGCTTAACTCGCAGTCAGCGAGGACAATTTTGGCTGGAAGCGACTCAGATAGATGAGGTCAAAAATGAAAAAGGTTCAGCAGGTGTCCCAAAAGGGGTGACAGGCAAATTGTATGTAACAGTGCCTATACTTCAGGCTACTGGGTTATACCCTAGTCAACAAATTGCTGTGACTGGGATTTTATACAAACCAAAGGCGGCTTCCAATCCTGGTGGTTTCGACTTTCAGAAGTTTCTCAAGCAGGAAGGAACGTTTGCTGGTTTGATTGGGCGACAAATAAATGTTTTGGATCAGGAACGTAAATGGGGATGGTGGCAAATTCGGGAGCGAATTGTGCGCTCGCAAGTTCGCTGGTTGGGTATCCCTGAAGGGCCTCTTGTGAGTGCAATGGTTTTAGGTAGCAAAGCTGTAGATTTACCCTACGAGATCCGCGACTTGTTTGTACAAGCAGGATTAGCTCATGCTTTAGCAGCCTCCGGGTTTCAAACTTCTTTGATTTTGAGTGTGATATTACAGTTAACTAGGCGGGCAAAAAAAGCAACGCAATTTACCCTTGGCTTTTTGGCTCTAATTATTTTTCTGAGTTTAACAGGTTTTCAACCTGCGGTTCTCAGAGCCGTAATTATGGGTTTTGCAGCATTAGTTGGGCTGCTATTAAAAAGGAAGGTGAAACAGTTCGGATCGTTACTATTAGCAGCAACTCTGTTATTAGTGTTTAATCCTCTATGGATTTGGGATTTAGGCTTTCAATTAAGTTTTTTAGCAACGCTGGGATTAATCGTAACAGTACCTGCATTAGTCAACCGCCTAGCATGGCTACCACCTGCGATCGCAGCTTTGATTGCCGTTCCCCTAGCTGCCACTATTTGGACTTTACCTGTGCAACTTTTTGTCTTCGGAGTTGTACCATCTTATAGCCTGTTGCTGAATGTAGTTAGTACTCCATTAATTTCGATCATTAGTATAGGTGGAATCATCAGTGCGTTAGTAGGTTTAGTTTGGACTGAAGCAGGAAGCTTCCTAGCTGGGGTATTACATTACCCTACTGATTGGCTAATTAAACTAGTGGAATTTTTTAGCAAGTTGCCCGGAAATTCTGTTGCTGTGGGCAGCATATCTACTTGGCAGCTTTTGGCAATTTATATACTAATTATATTAGTCTGGCTAGTACGTTGGTGGCAAAAGCGGTGGTGGTTTGCTAATATTATTGCGATTGGTTTAGTATTTATCCCCCTTTGGCATTCTCAAAATACATTGTTTAGGATAACAGTCTTAGAATCTGGTACGGAACCAATTTTAGTTGTTCAAGATCGAGGGAATGTAACTGTAATTAATAGTGGTGATGAAGGTACAGGACGTTTTACAATTCTACCATTTTTACAACAGCAGGGTGTAAATCAAATAAATTGGGCGATCGCAACTGATTTTCAAGGTAATGAAAGTAATGCTTGGTTTGAATTAATGCAACGTTTACCAATTAATAATTTTTATGAATATTCAATCCGAACAGATAATTCTATTACAACTCAGGCAATTCAACAAGAACTACAAAAACATCAAGGAATTTATCAAACTTTGGCAGTTGGTCAAGCTGTGAAAGCTGGTTCGATAGTAGCGCAATTAATCAACGACCAATTACCTATCTTACAATTGCAAATTTTAGATCAAAATTGGTTATTAGTAGGTAATGTTAAATCTAAAGAGGTACAACAACTAGTTAAAAATGGCAGTTTGTCTCGCCCGCAAGTGTTGTGGTGTGCCCCTGAGTCATTGAAAGATTTAGTTATTGCTTTGCAACCACAAGTAGCGATCGCTTCTTCTGCCAACTTTGATCCAAAAACTTTATCTGAACTGAATCAAAGCCAAACTAAACTGTTCTTTACAGGACGAGATGGCGCTATTCAATGGACTCCTAATGGTCAGTTTGAGGCGTTTATTGAATCAACAGAAAATAAATCATCTGTTTTATAA